A region from the Papio anubis isolate 15944 chromosome 6, Panubis1.0, whole genome shotgun sequence genome encodes:
- the CCN6 gene encoding cellular communication network factor 6, with translation MNKRRLLYPSGWLHGPSDMRGLLFSTLLLADLAQFCCRAQGTGPLDTTPEGRPGEVSDAHQRKQFCHWPCKCPHQKPHCPPGVSLVRDGCGCCKICAKQPGEICNEADLCDPHKGLYCDYSVDRPRYETGVCSYLVAVGCEFNQVHYHNGQVFQPNPLFSCLCVSGAIGCTPLFIPKLADSHCSGAKGGKTSDQSNCGLEPLLQQLSTSYKTMPAYRNLPLIWKKKCLVQATKWTPCSRTCGMGISNRVTNENSNCEMRKEKRLCYIQPCDSNIVKTIKIPKGKTCQPTFQLSKAEKFVFSGCSSTQSYKPTFCGICLDKRCCIPNKSKMITIQFDCPNEGSFKWKMLWITSCVCQRNCREPGDIFSELKIL, from the exons ATGAACAAGCGGCGACTTCTCTACCCCTCAGGGTGGCTCCACGGTCCCAGCGACATGCGGGGGCTCCTCTTCTCCACTCTTCTGCTTGCTGACCTGGCACAG TTCTGCTGCAGGGCACAGGGCACTGGACCGTTAGATACAACACCAGAAGGAAGGCCTGGAGAAGTGTCAGATGCACATCAGCGTAAACAGTTTTGTCACTGGCCCTGCAAATGCCCTCATCAGAAGCCCCATTGCCCTCCTGGAGTGAGCCTGGTGAGAGACGGCTGTGGATGCTGTAAAATCTGTGCCAAGCAACCAGGGGAAATCTGCAATGAAGCTGACCTCTGTGACCCACACAAAGGGCTGTATTGTGACTACTCAGTAGACAGGCCTAGGTACGAGACTGGAGTGTGTTCAT acCTGGTAGCTGTTGGATGCGAGTTCAACCAGGTACATTATCACAATGGCCAAGTGTTTCAGCCCAACCCCTTGTTTAGCTGCCTCTGTGTGAGTGGCGCCATTGGATGCACGCCTCTGTTTATACCAAAGCTGGCTGACAGTCACTGCTCTGGAGCTAAAGGTGGAAAGACGTCTGATCAGTCAAACTGTGGCCTGGAACCATTACTACAGCAGCTTTCAACAAGCTACAAAACAATGCCAG CTTATAGAAATCTCCcacttatttggaaaaaaaaatgtcttgtgCAAGCAACAAAGTGGACTCCCTGCTCCAGAACATGTGGGATGGGAATATCTAATAGGGTGACCAATGAAAACAGCAACtgtgaaatgagaaaagagaaaagactgtGTTACATTCAGCCTTGTGACAGCAATATAGTAAAGACAATAAAG ATCCCCAAAGGAAAAACATGCCAACCTACTTTCCAACTCTCCAAAGCTgaaaaatttgtcttttctggatGCTCAAGTACTCAGAGTTACAAACCCACTTTTTGTGGAATATGCTTGGATAAGAGATGCTGTATCCCTAATAAGTCTAAAATGATTACTATTCAATTCGATTGCCCAAATGAGGGGTCATTTAAATGGAAGATGCTGTGGATTACATCTTGTGTATGTCAGAGAAACTGCAGAGAACCTGGAGATATATTTTCTGAGCTCAAGATTCtgtaa